The proteins below are encoded in one region of Segatella copri:
- a CDS encoding DapH/DapD/GlmU-related protein, whose amino-acid sequence MNEFKKCDGFVQRGLFLRGAKFIVIGKETRIDRNNILTAWPLTQKVPELVIGEHCDIGQFNHITCVNRVYIGNGVLTGRWVTITDNSHGNSSFESLRQRPSLRKVESKGEIIIGDNVWIGDKCTILPNVHIGDGVIVAANSVVTKDVPPYCVVGGNPAKILKKIVTK is encoded by the coding sequence ATGAATGAATTTAAAAAATGTGACGGCTTTGTCCAGCGAGGATTATTCCTTAGGGGAGCGAAGTTTATTGTTATCGGTAAAGAAACTCGTATAGATAGAAACAATATACTCACAGCATGGCCGCTTACTCAAAAAGTTCCAGAGTTGGTAATAGGTGAGCATTGTGATATCGGTCAGTTTAACCATATTACTTGTGTCAATAGAGTTTATATCGGCAATGGTGTGCTAACAGGTAGATGGGTTACCATTACAGACAACTCTCATGGTAACTCTTCGTTTGAATCTTTACGACAACGCCCTTCTTTAAGGAAAGTGGAGAGTAAGGGTGAGATTATTATTGGTGATAATGTATGGATTGGTGACAAATGTACGATATTGCCGAATGTACATATTGGCGATGGCGTGATAGTTGCAGCCAATTCCGTGGTAACTAAGGATGTGCCTCCTTATTGTGTGGTAGGTGGCAATCCTGCAAAGATATTGAAGAAAATAGTAACAAAATAA
- a CDS encoding glycosyltransferase: protein MKIAIINTNSALSIGGGVLQQGIMWHDGLELLGHECDLINFWEDNDWRKYDWIILLSFGEMFPNLIRGLSKINPNIAIAPIIDPKWSKKVYKFFVKYWGAKKHLGLSSRFHDFYLYGRDAKLYLTRSEQETEYLSECCDISSEKIKIVPFSLRFGVADSMPENKENFCFHCSRLSAENKNVPRIIEAAKKYGFELVLAGTLVGRDEEKWLDDQIGDSKNIHYVGRISDEELISYYKRCKVFALPSLLEGVGMVAMEAAAFGAEVVLTNLGAPKEYWHGHAELVNPYSVDEIGKAVVKCLNKDFSKSSMIDFIRKNYSLEACSRKLQDVLLGK from the coding sequence ATGAAAATAGCGATTATTAATACAAATTCAGCATTGTCAATTGGAGGCGGTGTATTACAACAAGGAATTATGTGGCATGATGGCTTAGAGCTGTTGGGGCACGAATGTGACTTAATTAATTTTTGGGAAGATAATGATTGGAGAAAATATGATTGGATTATTCTTTTGTCGTTTGGTGAAATGTTCCCTAATCTTATAAGAGGATTGTCTAAAATTAATCCTAATATAGCGATTGCTCCTATTATTGACCCAAAATGGTCGAAAAAGGTATATAAGTTCTTTGTTAAATATTGGGGCGCAAAAAAACATTTAGGACTATCTTCTCGTTTCCATGATTTTTATCTTTATGGAAGAGATGCTAAACTTTATCTTACAAGAAGCGAACAAGAAACGGAATATCTGTCGGAATGCTGTGATATTAGCAGTGAAAAAATCAAAATTGTACCTTTTTCATTGCGATTCGGTGTTGCGGATTCGATGCCAGAGAACAAGGAAAATTTCTGTTTCCATTGTAGTAGATTAAGTGCCGAGAACAAAAATGTTCCACGTATAATCGAAGCTGCTAAAAAGTATGGCTTTGAACTTGTTTTGGCAGGAACTTTGGTTGGCCGTGATGAAGAAAAATGGTTGGATGATCAAATTGGTGATTCTAAAAATATTCATTATGTAGGGAGAATATCAGATGAAGAATTAATCTCATATTATAAACGATGTAAAGTTTTTGCCTTGCCAAGTCTATTGGAAGGTGTGGGAATGGTAGCTATGGAGGCTGCTGCCTTTGGAGCGGAAGTCGTTTTGACGAACTTGGGTGCTCCTAAAGAATATTGGCATGGACATGCGGAGCTTGTCAATCCATATAGTGTTGATGAAATAGGAAAAGCTGTTGTTAAATGTTTGAATAAAGATTTCTCAAAGTCAAGTATGATTGATTTTATAAGAAAGAACTATTCTTTGGAAGCTTGTTCTCGAAAATTGCAGGATGTTTTGCTAGGAAAATAG
- a CDS encoding capsular polysaccharide synthesis protein: MNYLRIYNKVLALKKEWFCKCHFFNPVKAAAFTLAPYTQIGNGQKHKEILTYLQRYAGDSLPEGYSLEEPIRDDCPIWVYWHQSFENSPPIVKKAYSNLLKYAGSHKVIALDKNNISEYVSFPDYIYEKLHSGKITLTHFSDLLRMALLSEYGGFWIDSTILLSDFLPHYDSPFYSIKNKTYNPRHVNGGNMWSAFFIGTGHKNAVAKYVLNLFLNYWSKENSLIDYFLVDYSIAIAYYKFDEFRNVIDENPVDNPEVCKMTKMLNLEFDDTTWNEIYHSQVIHKLSWKLPLAKGNTIANYIINDL; this comes from the coding sequence ATGAACTATTTACGAATTTATAACAAAGTTCTAGCCTTGAAGAAGGAGTGGTTCTGCAAGTGCCATTTCTTCAATCCAGTGAAAGCTGCAGCTTTTACTTTGGCTCCATATACCCAAATTGGTAATGGGCAAAAGCATAAAGAAATATTAACTTATCTGCAAAGATATGCCGGGGATTCTTTACCAGAAGGATACTCCTTGGAAGAACCCATAAGAGACGATTGCCCTATATGGGTGTATTGGCATCAAAGTTTTGAGAATTCCCCACCAATAGTTAAGAAAGCGTATTCTAATCTATTAAAATATGCTGGTAGCCATAAAGTGATAGCTTTAGACAAAAACAATATATCAGAATATGTAAGTTTTCCAGATTATATATATGAAAAACTTCATTCTGGTAAGATAACTCTCACTCATTTCTCTGACTTGCTCAGAATGGCATTGTTGAGTGAGTATGGTGGATTTTGGATAGACTCAACAATTCTTCTTTCTGATTTCTTGCCTCATTATGACTCACCATTTTATAGTATAAAAAATAAGACCTATAACCCAAGGCATGTAAATGGGGGAAATATGTGGTCTGCTTTCTTTATAGGTACAGGTCATAAGAATGCTGTAGCTAAGTATGTTTTAAATTTATTCCTTAATTATTGGAGTAAAGAGAATAGCCTGATAGATTATTTTCTAGTGGATTACTCAATAGCTATTGCTTATTATAAATTCGATGAGTTTAGAAATGTGATTGATGAGAATCCTGTAGATAATCCTGAAGTCTGTAAAATGACAAAAATGCTTAACCTGGAGTTTGATGATACAACCTGGAATGAGATATATCATTCTCAAGTTATTCATAAACTTTCATGGAAACTACCATTAGCTAAGGGAAATACAATAGCAAATTATATAATTAACGATTTATGA